The following coding sequences lie in one Pseudomonas monsensis genomic window:
- a CDS encoding cyclic peptide export ABC transporter, with amino-acid sequence MTKPTRGAINELFALLKPFRLIVSASIVLGMIGGLSVTVLLATINNALHSDDGLTRTVVMIFAGLCALALLTTILSDIGTNYVGQHIIAKLRKELGEKVLSAPIDQIERYRSHRLIPVLTHDVDTISDFAFAFAPLAISMTVTLGCLGYLAMLSWPMFLMMLVAIAIGTTIQAIARARGMRGFYAARDCEDELQKHYNAIAEGAKELRIHRPRRQRMFVAGIQKTAEKICDTQIKSINTFVIAKSFGSMLFFVVIGMALALQSFWPSGDKAVMSGFVLVLLYMKGPLEHLVSTLPIISRAQIAFRRIAELSEQFSSPEPHLLLEDQGQKPGAVNSLELNNVRYAFPPVAGSEPFRLGPVNLRIEQGEIVFIVGENGCGKTTLIKLLLGLYAPTEGEIRVNDQPITALNRDDYRQNFTTIFADYYLFDDLIQGDRQVPQDATRYLERLEIAHKVSVRDGAFSTTDLSTGQRKRLALVNAWLEERPVLVFDEWAADQDPTFRRIFYTELLPDLKRLGKTIIVISHDDRYFDVADQLVRMEAGKVKSELQTA; translated from the coding sequence ATGACCAAGCCTACGCGTGGGGCGATCAACGAATTGTTCGCCCTGCTCAAGCCCTTCCGCCTGATCGTCTCTGCGTCCATCGTGCTCGGCATGATCGGCGGCCTGAGCGTCACCGTGCTGCTGGCCACCATCAACAATGCCCTGCACTCCGATGACGGCCTGACCCGTACCGTGGTGATGATCTTCGCCGGGCTCTGTGCACTGGCGCTGCTGACGACGATTCTGTCGGACATCGGCACCAACTACGTCGGCCAGCACATCATCGCCAAATTGCGCAAAGAACTGGGGGAAAAGGTCCTGTCGGCGCCGATCGACCAGATCGAGCGCTATCGCAGCCACCGGCTGATCCCGGTGCTGACCCATGACGTCGACACCATCAGCGACTTCGCCTTCGCCTTTGCGCCACTGGCGATCTCCATGACCGTCACCCTCGGCTGCCTCGGTTACCTGGCGATGCTGTCGTGGCCGATGTTCCTGATGATGCTGGTGGCGATTGCGATCGGCACCACGATTCAAGCGATTGCCCGGGCCAGGGGCATGCGCGGTTTCTACGCCGCACGCGACTGCGAAGATGAACTGCAAAAGCACTACAACGCAATTGCCGAAGGCGCCAAGGAACTGCGCATTCACCGTCCGCGTCGCCAGCGCATGTTCGTCGCCGGCATTCAGAAAACTGCCGAGAAGATCTGCGACACCCAGATCAAATCCATCAACACGTTCGTCATCGCCAAATCCTTCGGTTCCATGTTGTTCTTCGTGGTCATCGGCATGGCGCTGGCCCTGCAATCCTTCTGGCCCAGCGGCGACAAAGCGGTGATGAGCGGGTTCGTGCTGGTGCTGCTGTACATGAAGGGGCCGCTGGAGCATCTGGTCAGCACCTTGCCGATCATCAGCCGCGCGCAGATCGCCTTCCGCCGGATCGCCGAGCTGAGCGAGCAATTCTCCTCGCCCGAACCGCACCTGTTGCTGGAAGACCAGGGCCAGAAGCCCGGGGCCGTCAACAGTCTGGAACTGAACAATGTGCGCTACGCCTTCCCGCCGGTGGCTGGCAGCGAACCGTTCCGTCTGGGGCCAGTCAACCTGCGCATCGAACAAGGCGAGATCGTGTTTATCGTCGGCGAAAACGGTTGCGGCAAAACCACGCTGATCAAATTGCTGCTCGGCCTGTACGCCCCGACCGAAGGCGAAATCCGCGTCAACGATCAGCCGATCACCGCGCTCAACCGCGATGACTACCGGCAGAACTTCACGACGATCTTTGCCGACTACTACCTGTTCGATGATCTGATTCAAGGCGACCGCCAGGTCCCACAGGACGCCACCCGCTACCTCGAACGTCTGGAGATTGCGCACAAGGTCAGCGTGCGCGACGGTGCCTTCAGCACCACCGATTTGTCCACCGGCCAGCGCAAGCGCCTGGCGCTGGTCAACGCCTGGCTCGAAGAGCGTCCGGTGCTGGTGTTCGATGAATGGGCGGCGGATCAGGACCCGACCTTCCGGCGGATTTTCTACACCGAGTTGCTGCCCGACCTTAAGCGCCTGGGCAAAACCATCATCGTGATTTCCCACGATGACCGTTACTTCGACGTCGCCGACCAACTGGTGCGCATGGAGGCCGGCAAGGTCAAAAGCGAACTGCAGACTGCTTGA